The genomic interval AACCGTTCTACTGCGACAACCATGGCAGCCAGGCTGCCCTTCATATCCGCAGCACCACGCCCGGTCAGCACATCGCCGTCAACAACAGGGTCAAACGGATGAGAGTTCCATTTACTGACATCACCTACCGGGACAACATCAGTATGGCCGGCAAATACAAACAAAGGCGACCCCTGCCCACGCAGCGACCACAGATTAGTAACTTCTTCAATTTGCAGGGTTTCATTGATAAAACCAGCCTGGGACAGATGCTCCGCCATAATCGCCTGACAACCACAATCTTCCGGTGTAACCGACTGGCGGCTGATTAATTCCTTGGTCAGCTCAATTGTTTTACTCATAAGACTCGAATCCAGCGCAAAAGGCTGCGTATAATAACTGAGCCTGAATCTAACCGTAAGTTCGAATGGATAAAACACAACCCGTTTTAAAATGCCCGGTCTGCTCACAACCACTGGACAACACTGATTTCGGACTGGCGTGTGCCGCCCCTCATACTTTTGACAGAGCCAAGCAAGGCTACGTCAATCTGTTGATGTCCAACCACAAGCGTTCCCGCTCACCGGGTGATGACAAGGAAATGGTTACCGCCAGAACACGATTTCTGGATCTTCAACGCTATCAACCTTTAATTGAAGCTGTCATTCACTGTGCCGATAAATTCTGGCCCGACGTTCAAAGCTGGGTCGACCTTGGCTGTGGAGAAGGCTGGTACACACAGCGATTGAATGAACACCTTGATTTCGCCAAAGCATTTGGACTCGATATTTCCAAACATGCGGTGATGGCTGCTTGTAAACGCAGCAGGCAAATCGACTGGTATGTCGCCAGTAGCGCCCGAACCCCCTTTATGGATCAGTCCATGGATGCCGCACTGATTTTGTTTGCACAACTCGAACCTCAGGAACTGATACGAATACTAAAACCGGAAGGCAGTCTGATAATCGCCGGAGCGGGTTCTGATCATTTGCTTCCACTTAGAGAACTGTTGTACGAACAGGTCAATTTCAACCATTTTGATCCATCCACGCAGTTAGCTCCGCAATTCGAACTTGCCTACGACAAGGAAATTAAGTTTGAGTGGATACCCGAAAATGATCAGGAACTGTATGACCTGCTGGCCATGACTCCCCACAACTGGCGGGTGAAACCGGAAAAAAAAGAAGCGATTACAGAATTAACGGGTAAATTGATGACCGGGCACTTTCGGGTACAGGTATGGGAACTCGTCTCCAGCGCTGGCTAGATAAAAAAATCGATCAACCATTCAACCTATTTAGTGGCCTGATTCAGGGAGGATTGATATTTGTGCTCGGATATCTGGTCATATTTGCGTCCAACCATTACATGATACCCTCGATACGACAGGAACTCATCGCCTTGGCAGGACTGGTTATCTGCCTTACGGGAAGCGTTTTCTGGCTCAAAAATTATCTGACCATTATTATGGTGAAAATATTAAAAAAACCAGATCAAGCAGGTGAAAATAAGCATGAATAAACGTCTCCCGGACCTTGAGGTATATATTCTTTGTCCGGACATTGCGGTCATCCAGGAATGGCTTGCCAGACAGTTTCCATCCCTGGTCTTATTGAAGGAAAAAAAAGGCAAACCAGCCAGTTATAATTATCAGGCTGAATATAAACATCACACCCTGCCAATTGTTCTGGTGGAAAAGGCCATAGGTAAGTTTGCATCTTTGTGGATAGACAGCAGTTACAGCCCCTGGGACGATGATGAAATGTTGGCCAGAGATATTGTGACAAAACTCCAGCTGGAAGTACGTTTTGCGAAAAACAGCTGGACTGAAGATGAGCAAGATACGGAAACAAACGACAACTGGATAAAACTGACAACCAAAGAACGTCAGGAAATACAGTGGCGAACATAAAAAATGGCTCCGAAGAGCCATTTTTAACGAACACTAAAAAGTATTACTGATGCCGGATAACACTGACATCTTCAGCCTGAAGGCCTTTTGAACTTTCCACCAGACCAAACTTGACTCTTTGGCCTTCCTGCAGAGAACGATGTCCACGTCCGCGAATAGAGCGAAAATGAACAAATACATCATCACCATTTTCACGAGTGACGAATCCAAACCCCTTACTGACATTAAACCATTTCACCACTCCTTCTTCACGGTCATCAATGACCTCAGAATCATTAAGAGCGGCATCAATATATAAACCGAATAAAATGGTAATAGCAGTAGCGATTACTCCAATCGCATACATGGTAACCTTGCTGGTTCCGGAAAGTGAGGCAATAAACTCATATAAACCTGTACTCTCCATACTAAGCTTAGCCACAGCAAGAAAAATAAAAGGGGCAGCTAGCGCGATAATTAAACTCAGGATCAGACGAATATTAAATATTTTTAAATTCATAGCCGTTATTCTACCTTCTTAATACGAATATCAACCTGTTTTTGTTGTAACATTTGTCTCCTCGATACTAATAAACTGGCAGTATGCCAAGCCTGTTCTATGCAAAACTTGATAAAACTATTTGAGGAGAACAACATAATGCCAAATTCTTTGACACTTGCCAAAGGGATAAATTGTGGAAGAAAGCCTGAATAACCGACTGGAAGAGCTGGAAGTAAAAATCGCATTCCAGGAACAAATGATAGAAACGCTTAATGAAACCGTTATCAGTCAGGCGGAAGAGATCAAATATTTGAAATCCGCAGTCACACTATTGTCCAAAAAATTCAAACAGCTGGATCTGGATAACAACATTGAAACCGAAAGTACGCCGCCTCCTCATTATTAAGGCTATGGCTGATCGATAACCTGCCTAACAAAAGTTTATTGGGCCCATCTGTAGTTAAGAATGCTAATCCACAATATGGGCAATGAGTTGTCGAATATCCTCGCTACCAGGCATTTCATGTTGTAACCACACTAACCTTGACGGCGGAAATCCCATTAGATATTCCGCCTGATCAATCAATCCCTGCATGTTTTCCTTGAACTGAGCGGCCGAAAGATGCTTTGGCTGATAATTCTGCAGAATTTCATGAATAGAAACATTACCCATCAATGGATCAGACTGATTCTGGGCCACGGCTTCAGATGAAATAAAAAAAGCATAAATCAAAGTCCAACCTGAGGGTAACCCCACTTCATTCAACCGGGCAGACGTATTCCAGCCAATATCGACAAATGGCATGGACTTGTCTTTCAAATAGCCATGCAGATAAACATCGACATCCTGCTCAAGCAGGGCATCGATCAAAGGTTTCATTTCCGGGCTGGGCAGTAGTCCAAACTTCAGCATATGTTTATTTCCTGACAGTCATATGGCTACCTAAGAAAACTAGCAGGAAATCCGCAAGTCTCAAGTTCCTACTCATAAATACAGTTTTCTGAGGCATCGTGAGTACCGACAAAGTCCTTGACCGCCTGAAGAATACTCCGACAACTGACCTGCCCCTTGAATTGGCCATTTTCAACCACCGGTATACGACGGCGTTTACCATCTATCATGATTCTGGCCACTTCAAGCACATCCATTTTGTCGACATTTTCCAAAGTCTGTACTTGTTGGGTCATGAACTGTCGGACCTTTCCACCCACTTCACCATAATAACTACCATCGAGAATTGCCTTCAGACAATCCAGCTCAGACAATACTCCCACCACTTCATTATTGGCGTTCACAATGGTTAAACCAGTTAATTTTTTTTCAAGCAGCACATGTATGGCTTCAAACAGGTCTGTTTCTTCAGACAGGGTCACGGGGCTTTTGGTGAGATATTCACTGGCACTGATAGATTTAATTGTCATGGGACACCCTCGATTTCGGTGGGATTATTATTCTTGTATGGCTGTTTTAAAACCGCTCAGCCCAACGTATTAAGGTTTACACTTGAATACCGGAGGGGTCAAGAAATTGCCAGTTTTTTCTTACACAGAAACCTCATGCTTCAGTACGGGATATTTGGCCGTATTTCAAAAAAATACTGGCAAGAACAAATAACTACAGGGGTAAAAATATATGGCAGGAAAAAATCAATTAGACTAATCGGTAATACGCAACAGACTGTTTCATGCAAGGGAATAGGATTTAAAAAGCGGGGTCACCTGCCAGCCATGGACGAACATCACCTCCCTGTATATCATTCATGTCCGGGCCTGATTTCAGGCAGCTGCAAATGCCTGGATACGCTTGACCATGGCACGTAGTCCGTTTCCACGGGTGGGGCTCAGATGTCTGAGCAAATCAAGATCAGAAAAATATTTCTCAATATCAAACACCAGCACCTGCTCGGGCGTCTTGCCATTAAACGCAGCCAAAACCACACCCAGCAGCCCTTTTACAATATGCGCATCGCTGTCCGCATCAAAGAAAAGTCTGCCATCCTGCTTCTGACTTTCGATCCACACCTGACTTTGACATCCCTTGACCAGACGGTCTTCAGTTTTGAGCTCATCAGGTAGCGTAGGAATCTGTTTACCAAGATCAATGATGTATTTATAACGCTCCTCCCAGCTATCAAAAAAACTCAGAGTTTCGACGATATCATCAGTGGTAATTTCAGTTCCAAATGGGTTCATATATTTCTCTATCAGAATGGAAGGGATCAGTTTTCACAAAATCTGACGACTCAGCAATCAATAAAACATGCCGGTTTCCAGTTTCGCTTCATCAGACATCATATCCCGATGCCACGCAGGATCGAAGACCAGGTCCACATTGACGGTTTTAACATTCGGCACTTTCGCAACCCGGTATTCAATATCTCCAACCAACACCGGCCCCATACCACAGCCAGGTGCGGTTAAGGTCATTTTGATATCAACAGTCTTGTTTTGCTGATCAACCACGACACTGTAAATCAATCCAAGACTGACAACATTGACAGGAATTTCAGGATCGAAAATTGTTTCCAGAGCCTGCCAGACCTGAGCTTCCTGTATATCCTCACCGTCATTTCCGGTAAAGACCAGCTCCTGCTTTTCAAATCCAAGTGCATCCGTATCTGTACCATCAATGCGAGCCATATTCCCATTAACGGTCACGGTGTAATTACCACCCAGAGATTGGGTAATGGTGATAAAGCTACCTTCCGGAATGGTAATCGGCGTACCTGCCGGAACAATCCGGGCGGGTACATCACGCAGGGTTGCAACCATTTTTCGTTCCAAGGGAATCACCTCATTCGCTGTCCACACCAGAAACCGTCCACCAAACACGATGGTCTCCGCATGAATAAAAAGCCGTTATCGTTTTAGTTAATACTGAAACTTTCACCACAACCACAAAAATCCTTGGCATTGGGGTTGTTAAATTTAACCACCTGATTCACGCCATCCAACCCAAAATCAATCTCAGTACCGCGAATAACCGGCAATGCTTTTGAATCGACAAAAATCTTTAATCCCTGTTCCAGCTCCAACACCATGTCTTCGCTGCCTGGCTCATTCACCAGGTCCATGACATATACGTAACCGGTACAGCCGCTCTCTTTTACGCTAATCCTTACCGCCCGTGCGTGCTGGCCGGCCAGCTGCTTCATAAAATGCCGCTGCGCCGCCTGAGTCACGGATATAGTATCTTTGCCAGGAATATATGATTCGACACTCATGATGTTCTCCCGCCTATAAAAACTGCTTTACTTTTTCCAGAGCAGCAAACAACCGATCGATATCCTGACGATGGTTATAAATACTGAACGACGCCCGCACTGTTCCAGGAATACCCAGCTGTGCCATGATCGGTTGCGCACAATGATGTCCTGTTCTAACCGCCACACCCTGTTGATCCAGTAGCATGCCAACATCCGATGGATGAGCACCCTGGAGATTGAAACTCAGCACTCCCGCGCGATGCTGTGCCTGCCCAACCACATTGATTCCCTGACACTCTTCCGCCCGCTTAAAAGCATAGTTCAGAATATCAAGCTCATGATCAATCAGCTGCTGCCGATCAAACTGTTCAAGATAGTCAATCGCCGCACCCAAACCAATCACATCGGCAATATTGGGGGTACCTGCCTCAAACTTAAAGGGCAACTGATTAAAAGTCGTACCAGCGAAGCTGACTGTTTCAATCATTTCACCACCACCCAGAAATGGCGGCATGGCATTTAACAGTTCCTCTTTACCGTAAAGCACGCCGATACCAGTCGGTGCAAACATCTTATGACCGGAAAAGGCATAGAAATCGACATCAAGCTTCTGCACATCCACCGGCCAGTGACTGATTCCCTGAGCACCATCCACCAAAACTTTGGCACCATGACGATGGGCCAGATCAATAACCTCACGGATCGGATTGATTGTCCCTAGTGCATTAGAGACATGGGCAATAGCTACCATCTTAACGGAATGTTGCTGCAACATGGTTTCAAGCGTTTCAATTGCCATCTCTCCTTTATCGGAGACCGGTATTGGCAGCACCTGGGCGTTTTTACGGGCCGCAACCAGTTGCCAGGGTACGATATTGGAGTGATGTTCCATGGCGCTGACCAGAACCGTATCACCTTCCTCCAACACCATGGAGCCGTAACAGTATGCCACCAGATTGATGGACTCAGTTGTACCTTTGGTCCAGATAATCTCGTGGCTGTGAGCAGCACGGATAAAATCCCGGACTTTTTCACGTGCGGCTTCAAACTTGTGGGTCGACCGATCACTCAGAGTATGCGCGCCACGATGGACATTGGCATTATCACAGCGATAGTAATCACTCAGAGCATCAATGACCTGGTTCGGTTTCTGCGTGGTAGCGGCATTATCGAGATACACCAGTGGCTGGCCGTTGACCTGTTGTTCCAGAATCGGGAAATCGGCGCGAACCTCGTCAACATTAAACATGCGTTTCCGGGTCATAGTATGTGCCTTTTCAGTTCACTGTCTTTAACAAATACGCCCACCAACAGTGGTTTAAGCAAATTTACCAGGGCTTCTATCTCAATCTGTTCGATCAGCTCATTGATGAAACCAAAGCTCAACATGACTTCAGCTTCTTTGCGGGAAATTCCACGGCTTTGCATATAGTACAAAGCCTTGTCATCGATCTGACTGACCGTGGCACCGTGGGCACAGCGCACATCATCAGCATAAATTTCCAGTTCCGGCTTGGTATAGATTTCAGCCTTGGGACTCAACAACAGATTTTTGTTGCTTAGCTCGGCCAGGGTCTTTTGTGCATCGGGATGAATGTGAATCCGGCCATTGAATACTGCCTTCGACTCGTCCGCCATGATACCGCGAAAGACTTCGTCGGTTGTGCAGTGCGGAACAGCGTGCTCAATACAGGTATGGTAATCGATATGTTGTTTTTCACGCGGCAGGTAAACGCCTTTCAACACGCACTGTGCACCTTCACCAAGGTGGGTCACATGAATGTCCGTCCGCTTGCATAAACCACCAAGGCCGATATTAAAAGCATCATAAACCGCTGAACGCTGTAACGAGACATGAACTCCGGCAATCGCTACCGCCGCGCCGGTTTCCAGACTCAGACGGTAATGTTTTAACTGGGCATTATCGGCCAGCACGATCTCAGTCAGATGACTACCAAATGCTGCCTCTCCCTGACCGAGGGTCACAAACTGCTCAATCAGACTGGCTTGCGCACCGGACTCCAGCACACACAATAAACGGTGAGCCGGCAGGTCTGCACGACTGCCTTGTGTGGATACATGCACTACTCTTAATGGCCGCGGCAAACAAACATTTTTACTGACCTGCAACAACGCACCATCCTTCATCAAACTGCTGTTCTGAAAGGCGAAGATATGGTTGAGCGGGCTCTGTACCTGAGAAAAAACACTGTTCAGCTGCTCTGCAATCAATACGCGCTGATGCTCATCTGCGTTGCTGAAAGCCGTTAGATGTACACCTTCAATTGCTACAGTATCCGACAGTTCTGAACGAAACTCCCCATCCACAAATACCAGCGTATCCGCGTCAAGATCATTTATATGATAACTTGATTGGATATCAGCAGATTCCGGTCGGTCGTAGGTATTGTCTTCTGTCAGTGTGTTCAGTACCCGTGTAACCGGTGTGTTCAGCCAGTGCTCGGTTTTACGCGCCGGCATGACCATCGTTGCCATGACCGATCTAGCCTGCTGACGATGCTGATCCAACCAGGGCAGTCGGTTGATGCCTTCACTTAACTCAATGGTCCTTTCAATAACAGACATCGATCAGGACACCTCTTGTTCTATCCAGCCGTAACCCTTCTCTTCCAATTCAAGGGCCAGCTCTTTTCCACCCGACTTCACGATACGGCCCTTTGCCAGCACATGCACATAATCCGGAACAATGAAATCCAACAAGCGCTGATAATGGGTTACCACGATAAAGGCACGATCGGGGGAACGCTGAGAATTGACACCATCGGCAACCACCTGCAGGGCATCGATATCCAGCCCGGAATCTGTTTCATCCAGAATCGCCAGCTTGGGCTCCAGCAGCATCATCTGCATCAATTCATTACGTTTCTTTTCACCGCCGGAAAAACCTTCATTCACACCACGTTTCAGAAAATTCTGATCAAGATCAACCAGCTTGCACTTTTCTCTCGCCTGCTTCATAAATGAGACGGCATCCAGAGGGTCCTGACCACGAGCTTCGCGGTGAGCATCAACCGACGCCTTAAGGAACTCCAGATTACTGACGCCGGGAATCTCTACCGGATATTGAAACGCCAGAAACAGGCCAGCACGGGCGCGCTCTTCTGCTTCGAGGTCCAGGATAGACTGTCCATCCAACTCAATAGTGCCTTCGGTAACCTCATAACCGTCACGACCGGACAATACATAACCCAATGTGCTCTTACCGGCACCATTGGGACCCATGATTGCGTGAACCTCTCCGGCCTTCACTTCCAGATTCAGTCCGTTAAGGATTTGCTTGTCTTCAACACGAGCAGACAGATTTTTGATGGACAGCATTAAATTTGTTTTCCTCTCTTTTTCTAACCAACAGAGCCTTCGAGACTGACTTCCAGAAGTTTGCCGGCCTCTACCGCAAACTCCATGGGCAACTCTTTGAACACTTCTTTGCAGAATCCATTAACGATCATGGACACGGCTTTCTCAACATCAATGCCACGTTGACGACACAGAAACAGCTGATCATCACTGACTTTTGAGGTTGTCGCTTCGTGCTCGACCACTGCGCTGGGGTTTTTACTCTCAATATATGGGAAGGTATGAGCACCACAACGATCACCGATCAACAGTGAATCACACTGAGTGTAATTTCGGGCTCCCTCGGCTCCGGGGTTCATACGTACCAGCCCACGATAGGCATTCTGGCTTTTACCGGCCGAAATCCCCTTGGAAATAATAGTGGAACGGGTGTTCTTGCCGAGGTGAATCATCTTGGTGCCGGTATCGGCCTGCTGATAATTGTTGGTCAGCGCCACTGAGTAAAACTCACCGACACTGTTGTCACCTTTCAATATACAGCTGGGATATTTCCAGGTCACAGCAGATCCAGTCTCGACCTGAGTCCAGGATATCTTGGCATTGGTATGAGCGATACCACGCTTGGTCACAAAGTTATAGATACCACCCTTGCCTTCTTCGTTGCCGGGATACCAGTTCTGTACGGTTGAATATTTGATCTCAGCGTTATCCAGAGCCACCAGTTCCACAACCGCGGCATGCAGTTGGTTTTCATCACGCATTGGAGCGGTACAACCTTCCAGGTAGCTGACATAACTACCTTCATCGGCAATGATCAGGGTACGCTCGAACTGGCCCGTTTTGGCTTCGTTAATACGAAAATAAGTGCTTAGCTCCATCGGACAACGAACCCCTTTGGGGATATACACAAACGAGCCATCACTGAATACCGCACAGTTGAGAGCCGCATAAAAATTGTCTTTTTGCGGCACCACCGAGCCCAGATATTGTTTGACCAGCTCAGGGTGTTTATGCACCGCCTCACTGATGGGCATAAAGATCACACCGGCCTCTTCCAGCTTCGCCCGGAAGGTAGTGGTTACGGATACAGAGTCGAATACCGCATCAACCGCCACCCCTGCCAGAGCAGCCTGTTCATGCAAGGGAATACCCAGTTTTTCATAGGTAGCCAATAATTCAGGATCAATTTCATCCAGACTTTTGGGTTTGTCTTTCAGACTTTTGGGAGCCGAATAATAGGAGACACTTTGAAAATCCACTTTGGGATAAGATACGTGTGCCCACTCTGGCAGTTCCATTTGCTGCCAGGCTGCAAACGCGTTCAGACGCCATTCCAACAACCATTCCGGCTCGCCTTTTTGGGCGGAAATAAAACGAATAACGTCTTCGTTCAACCCAGGCGGCAAAGTGTCGGACTCAACACTGGTAATGAATCCGGCTTTGTATTCCTTACCCAAATAACGATCAATTTGTTCAGACATATTTCTATCCTCGCCGACTAGACAGTCTGGCCAGTCACTGCGCGCATCCGTTCTACGGTTGAACGGATATGTTGAATTGCAAACTCCACCTGGGCACGATCAGTAAAGCGTCCCAGGGAAATTCTGAGAGAAGAATGAGCCAACTGGGTATCGACACCAATGGCCCGTAAGACATAACTGGGTTCAAGACTTGCACTGGTGCAGGCAGACCCAGTGGATATCGCAAGATCTTTCAGCGACATCAGTAACATTTCGCCGTCCAGGCCATCAAACGCCACATTCAGGATGCTGGGCAACCGCTGTTCAGGATGTCCGTTCAGGCTGACCCCTGGTAAATCCCTGATGCTGCCCCATAACAAATCCTTTAGCGAGGCAATACGTTCGAGTTCATCCGATTGTTCCTGACGTGCCAATTGTGCGGCTTTTCCCATTCCTGCAATTTGATGGGTTGCCAAAGTCCCGGAGCGCATGCCCCGTTCATGCCCACCACCATGGATCAACGGCGCTACTCTCACTTGCGGTTGGCGACGAACAAATAGCGCCCCCATGCCTTTGGGACCATAGAATTTATGAGCGGATAACGATAACAGATCAATATGCATTGCCTGTACATTGACAGGCAGCTTACCGGCACTTTGGGCGGCATCAACATGAAACAGAATATCGCGGCTGCGACACAACTCGCCAACCCCGGCCACAGGGTTTATGACGCCTATTTCATTGTTTACGTGCATCAGACTGACCAATACTGTATCTGGCCGTAATGCCTGACGAACCTGCTCAACGCTAATAAGCCCCTGATCGTCTGGTTGCAGAAAAGTCA from Gynuella sunshinyii YC6258 carries:
- a CDS encoding SufE family protein, producing MNPFGTEITTDDIVETLSFFDSWEERYKYIIDLGKQIPTLPDELKTEDRLVKGCQSQVWIESQKQDGRLFFDADSDAHIVKGLLGVVLAAFNGKTPEQVLVFDIEKYFSDLDLLRHLSPTRGNGLRAMVKRIQAFAAA
- a CDS encoding aminotransferase class V-fold PLP-dependent enzyme encodes the protein MTRKRMFNVDEVRADFPILEQQVNGQPLVYLDNAATTQKPNQVIDALSDYYRCDNANVHRGAHTLSDRSTHKFEAAREKVRDFIRAAHSHEIIWTKGTTESINLVAYCYGSMVLEEGDTVLVSAMEHHSNIVPWQLVAARKNAQVLPIPVSDKGEMAIETLETMLQQHSVKMVAIAHVSNALGTINPIREVIDLAHRHGAKVLVDGAQGISHWPVDVQKLDVDFYAFSGHKMFAPTGIGVLYGKEELLNAMPPFLGGGEMIETVSFAGTTFNQLPFKFEAGTPNIADVIGLGAAIDYLEQFDRQQLIDHELDILNYAFKRAEECQGINVVGQAQHRAGVLSFNLQGAHPSDVGMLLDQQGVAVRTGHHCAQPIMAQLGIPGTVRASFSIYNHRQDIDRLFAALEKVKQFL
- a CDS encoding CBS domain-containing protein, producing MTIKSISASEYLTKSPVTLSEETDLFEAIHVLLEKKLTGLTIVNANNEVVGVLSELDCLKAILDGSYYGEVGGKVRQFMTQQVQTLENVDKMDVLEVARIMIDGKRRRIPVVENGQFKGQVSCRSILQAVKDFVGTHDASENCIYE
- a CDS encoding putative RNA methyltransferase — encoded protein: MDKTQPVLKCPVCSQPLDNTDFGLACAAPHTFDRAKQGYVNLLMSNHKRSRSPGDDKEMVTARTRFLDLQRYQPLIEAVIHCADKFWPDVQSWVDLGCGEGWYTQRLNEHLDFAKAFGLDISKHAVMAACKRSRQIDWYVASSARTPFMDQSMDAALILFAQLEPQELIRILKPEGSLIIAGAGSDHLLPLRELLYEQVNFNHFDPSTQLAPQFELAYDKEIKFEWIPENDQELYDLLAMTPHNWRVKPEKKEAITELTGKLMTGHFRVQVWELVSSAG
- the sufB gene encoding Fe-S cluster assembly protein SufB, with product MSEQIDRYLGKEYKAGFITSVESDTLPPGLNEDVIRFISAQKGEPEWLLEWRLNAFAAWQQMELPEWAHVSYPKVDFQSVSYYSAPKSLKDKPKSLDEIDPELLATYEKLGIPLHEQAALAGVAVDAVFDSVSVTTTFRAKLEEAGVIFMPISEAVHKHPELVKQYLGSVVPQKDNFYAALNCAVFSDGSFVYIPKGVRCPMELSTYFRINEAKTGQFERTLIIADEGSYVSYLEGCTAPMRDENQLHAAVVELVALDNAEIKYSTVQNWYPGNEEGKGGIYNFVTKRGIAHTNAKISWTQVETGSAVTWKYPSCILKGDNSVGEFYSVALTNNYQQADTGTKMIHLGKNTRSTIISKGISAGKSQNAYRGLVRMNPGAEGARNYTQCDSLLIGDRCGAHTFPYIESKNPSAVVEHEATTSKVSDDQLFLCRQRGIDVEKAVSMIVNGFCKEVFKELPMEFAVEAGKLLEVSLEGSVG
- the sufT gene encoding putative Fe-S cluster assembly protein SufT, whose translation is MERKMVATLRDVPARIVPAGTPITIPEGSFITITQSLGGNYTVTVNGNMARIDGTDTDALGFEKQELVFTGNDGEDIQEAQVWQALETIFDPEIPVNVVSLGLIYSVVVDQQNKTVDIKMTLTAPGCGMGPVLVGDIEYRVAKVPNVKTVNVDLVFDPAWHRDMMSDEAKLETGMFY
- a CDS encoding cold-shock protein, whose product is MNLKIFNIRLILSLIIALAAPFIFLAVAKLSMESTGLYEFIASLSGTSKVTMYAIGVIATAITILFGLYIDAALNDSEVIDDREEGVVKWFNVSKGFGFVTRENGDDVFVHFRSIRGRGHRSLQEGQRVKFGLVESSKGLQAEDVSVIRHQ
- the sufC gene encoding Fe-S cluster assembly ATPase SufC; the protein is MLSIKNLSARVEDKQILNGLNLEVKAGEVHAIMGPNGAGKSTLGYVLSGRDGYEVTEGTIELDGQSILDLEAEERARAGLFLAFQYPVEIPGVSNLEFLKASVDAHREARGQDPLDAVSFMKQAREKCKLVDLDQNFLKRGVNEGFSGGEKKRNELMQMMLLEPKLAILDETDSGLDIDALQVVADGVNSQRSPDRAFIVVTHYQRLLDFIVPDYVHVLAKGRIVKSGGKELALELEEKGYGWIEQEVS
- the sufD gene encoding Fe-S cluster assembly protein SufD codes for the protein MSVIERTIELSEGINRLPWLDQHRQQARSVMATMVMPARKTEHWLNTPVTRVLNTLTEDNTYDRPESADIQSSYHINDLDADTLVFVDGEFRSELSDTVAIEGVHLTAFSNADEHQRVLIAEQLNSVFSQVQSPLNHIFAFQNSSLMKDGALLQVSKNVCLPRPLRVVHVSTQGSRADLPAHRLLCVLESGAQASLIEQFVTLGQGEAAFGSHLTEIVLADNAQLKHYRLSLETGAAVAIAGVHVSLQRSAVYDAFNIGLGGLCKRTDIHVTHLGEGAQCVLKGVYLPREKQHIDYHTCIEHAVPHCTTDEVFRGIMADESKAVFNGRIHIHPDAQKTLAELSNKNLLLSPKAEIYTKPELEIYADDVRCAHGATVSQIDDKALYYMQSRGISRKEAEVMLSFGFINELIEQIEIEALVNLLKPLLVGVFVKDSELKRHIL
- a CDS encoding SlyX family protein, which codes for MEESLNNRLEELEVKIAFQEQMIETLNETVISQAEEIKYLKSAVTLLSKKFKQLDLDNNIETESTPPPHY
- a CDS encoding HesB/IscA family protein; amino-acid sequence: MSVESYIPGKDTISVTQAAQRHFMKQLAGQHARAVRISVKESGCTGYVYVMDLVNEPGSEDMVLELEQGLKIFVDSKALPVIRGTEIDFGLDGVNQVVKFNNPNAKDFCGCGESFSIN
- a CDS encoding IscS subfamily cysteine desulfurase, translated to MKLPVYLDYAASTPVDPRVAKLMGDCLTMEGNFGNPASRSHVYGWQAEEAVEEARRQVADLIGAEPREIVWTSGATESNNLAIKGVLEQYGEERGRHIITSAIEHKAVLDPCQYLQSRGCEVTFLQPDDQGLISVEQVRQALRPDTVLVSLMHVNNEIGVINPVAGVGELCRSRDILFHVDAAQSAGKLPVNVQAMHIDLLSLSAHKFYGPKGMGALFVRRQPQVRVAPLIHGGGHERGMRSGTLATHQIAGMGKAAQLARQEQSDELERIASLKDLLWGSIRDLPGVSLNGHPEQRLPSILNVAFDGLDGEMLLMSLKDLAISTGSACTSASLEPSYVLRAIGVDTQLAHSSLRISLGRFTDRAQVEFAIQHIRSTVERMRAVTGQTV